AAATATGATAGCCTCCCACCTTCCCCTTAATTAACTTGCATTGACTGCCACATGAAAGATTCGGACCTTCGATGGTAGTTCCATTAGTTGGGTTGGTAACAAAAGCGACGTAAGGTGGCTGCCTACCAATGTTCACACTCATATTGTTGCAAAAGGCACACAACAGGCTCAACGGCGACGGACTTTTCAGTTGTGAGACGAAAGCAGAACCTAGACATCTCCGAATTACATGATTGAAACCACTGCTTAGACCGGAGGTTGTTATAGAGTTAATAGTGTATATATAGTAGTTGCCTTGTAATAAGGAGTAGATACAGAATCTTCATCAAGGTACGAAGGAGAAAGACGCCCATTGATGCACAAGAGAAAAGCCCCGTAGGCCCGCACTCTTTACATTACTCCAATGCCGTGCCTAGATCCTAGCCTGATAACGGAGTAGGATCAATCTCGGCAAGAGTCAGGTTTGCAATAACATCCCAATGCTCCACAATGCAACTGCCGTTCATTCGATAGGCATCCATGATCTTGATAGGAGGAGTGGCAAATTCATAGTGGTGTACAAAGCCAGTGTTATTGGTGAAAGTTTGGTGCACAATGGTGTTGCTAACCTTTGGGTTCTTGGAGAGGGCGGTCACGGCGGCGTCACGACCCTGTCCAATGGAAGGATTGTGCTGGATGTAATCGACCCAGACGTAGTTGTCAAATGCCTCGGGGATGTTCTTTTGAACATAAAACTCGTTTGAAAAGGCGTAGAAGATTTTTTCCTGCTCTTCTGGAGTGGCTGGTCGAGGAGGACAAGCTGGGATGGCCTCTCGTGAGGTATCTTCTGAGCCGAGAACAGAAGGGAGAGTGGCGGTGAGTGCACCGAGATAGAGGAGAAATTTCATTTTATAATTTTCGGTTGAGAACCCAGAGGAATAGTTGATGCTGTAGGGACCAAGAGAAGATCTATTACTCGCAAAAAAGGTAGAGAGAAGGCTGTTGCAGAACTTACAGACAGAGGCAATGACCGCTATTTATCGTACAAGAGCACATGAAGAATTGAGGCTCCAGCTGTCAAAAAAATAATCCGAATAGCCATGGATCGGATTTTAGGAAAAAATCACAGCACATAATCGATCAACAACTGCTGAATCTGGCAGGAAACAACTAATCATTTGGGAAGCTTGGCAGGTTTTCTGCTGAAGATCTCATGAGAATCACCAACTAAATAAGGTTAAGTTGGCAAAGGTGGATCTTGCTTCTGATTGGTCCTTCGGCCTGCCTTTCGCCGTGTTACGCGGCCATTTTGAAGCCCTGTCAGATCTTAGGTCATCCAGATTTGTCGCAACCTTGCTGGCACCGATGCCGATTGCTGACATGAGGAGACTTCGGAACTCTTTGGATGGCCGAGACCCGCCAAAAGCGATAGTATCTTATTGAGTTCGTCCGAACACATCGCCAACTTTAACAAAAAATAGTCTCAATATGTCTTAAAGGAAATTGGTTCAATATTAGTTCGGTAAATTGCGGTTATGTCCGGAACTTGTAAAACTATATAAGAACTTAAAGAGATGCTGAATACTGAACAAATTTCTCCTCGAGCAATGCAGCGTGACTCTTGAATAGTCTTGACAGCTTATATCCCTTGCAAGCTACGACCTAAACAACATCGTTGATATTTTCACAATGTCTTGTCCAGACTGTTTCAGAGGGACCATCCACGAGGGAAcgccaaaaggcaaagaggaAACAATTCACAATGTCCTCACATATGTCGCCACTCCCGAGACAGTTTCCACATCAAATTCGAaaatcatcttcatcacggatgtctttggcttcaacCTTGTGAACAACAAGTTGCTAGCAGACAaatatgctgctgctaccgGATGCGAGGTCCTCGTGCCCAGCGTCATTCCAGGAGGTGGAGCTCCTCTCTCTGCGATAGAACTGTTTGACTCCCTGTCGACACCAGTTGGCCTGTTAGACTTGGGAGGGCAGACAAAGAGAGCTGGGGCTGCCTTTAAAGCGGCAACTATTTTCGCCCCATTCGCAGTCCGTACTCGAAATGCGTATCCCAAACTTCTCAACTTCTCTCGCGATGTCAAAGCTTCCTTGCCGCCCGGTGCCAAGCTGGCTGTAGCCGGATTCTGCTGGGGTGGGATGCACTCGACCAAACTCACTGCAGAGCCAGCTGAACAGGGCGGAAACGTGTCACTATTCGATGCTCACTTTGTGGCTCACCCTGCTGGCCTCAAAACACCCGACGACTTTTCAGCCGCTGCCAACAAGTTCAAAGTCCCCATCAGTCTCGCTATTGGAGATCTTGATATGTTATTATCCAAAGATAAGATTGACGCTATTGAATCAAGTTTAAAAGAGTCTTATGGAGAGAAGCCGGGTGACTTTGAGGTGAAGACTTATAGTAGCTGCAAGCATGGGTTCGCTGTTCGAGCTGATCCGAAGAGggcggttgaagatgaggctgcTATGCAAGCAGCGGCACAGGCGACCAATTGGTTCAAGAAGTATCTGTTGTGATTTGGAAGGTCGAACATTTGATCGagaatttttttcttttattctgaagaagacaatcaGTCTTTTCTGTTAATATCCGCGTTCTGCATATTGTTGTTTATAATGTCTATAGTTCAAGATCCCTGTTCCGCATTGCTTCCCAAACACTATCTACATATGCGTTATATGTGTCGCTTTCCGGTGTGTAATTTAATTCACTTCCGAAAATTTCTTTCGACTTTGCATTCGAGATTTTGTAAAACACCATTCCAGCTGGGATCAATTGTTCGGGAGTTCCTTCTGCCACCTTGTCTCTCAACTCCGGATACTTGGATCGAATCAAATTTGCCAACACCTGGTGGGAATAGCACGAGTCCGAGTTGACGATATTGATCCGTTGGCCACTCGCCTTCTCGTTGCGCAAAGCCAAGACGTGCGCTAAAGCTACGTCCCGCACATCTGTAATCTGGAACATGGGTACTGGTGGGATCTCTTTCCAGGTTCCGCTGAGTAGGTTATAGGCCCAATCGAGAGAATGCGACCCTGCTGTGAGATCTGGTACGGAGTGCGCAAGCGGCCCGGCCGTCCCAGCAGGCAAGAGTTCAACGGCATCCCAGGATACGGAGGGTTTGGATGCTGTTTCAAAGAGCAATGCTGAGGATTCAGCCTTTGCAGCAACGTAGCATGCAACCGGATCTCCGCTTTCTCGGACTGCCTCAAGTGGGATGGAAACAATATCGGCTTCGGTGAGCTCTTCCTTGAAGGTGGAAGACTTCATTTGACCAGTGATTTCAACTATTACAGAGCCAGTGAGGACAAACCGCTGGAGAGACTTGCAGAATTTCTCTGCAGATAGGATAACGGATTTCGCCCTGTAGTGTTCTATTAGTTAGAGATCTGGGGCTTAGGTTGACTGATGCAGTCTTACGTGTCGTAATTATCGTAAATGAGCTTTTGAGAATCGATATTCTCAAATCTGAACCGACCTGCGGCGTGTATAACATAGTTTATCTCTGTCTCCCCAAATATCTCATCACATGCCCCATTTGCACCAAGATCGGGCACAACAGGAAAGCGAACATTCTTATCGCTGTACTCGGGATGCAATGCAAGGATACTTTGTATGTCTTTTTCTGATCTTACGGGAGCAATAACATGAAACTCGCCGGACTATGGCAATGTCTATTATTAGTTCTGCTCAGAAGATTATGGACGTGTTAGGTGTATACTTGCCTTCAGCAGCTGTTCAAGGATCTGCGCGCCAATGAAGCCGCCAGCGCCTGTCAAGAGTACTGTTTCGAGTGACATTTTGTAAAGATTAGTAGGGAACAGAAGTTAATGTTATAAAACATCAAATCTAAGAAGACGCGATCAAAACCTGGGGCTTTATAGAAGTAAAGTACCTATTCATTGGCGTGTGGGTCCTCTGTGGAATGCCACCATAAACGAGGTCGGCGATGTGTGGAAGGAGTACTAAATGGGGATCAAGAGGCGGGCGTAGCGAAGTGTGGTGAGATAGAAGCTGTTATGAATCAATAACTAGCCAAGGATATACTACGAAAGTCTAGCGCCTTCGACGACGATATATGCCATTGATCTGCAATCTTCACTATACTTCGCATTCGTCGAGCAAAACATAAGCTGAATGTTGTTCAATTCTGTTCGAATGTCTTGACTTGAAGTCGCATTCATTATCGCATTCATCGTAAAAGTGGCATTCGGGGATGATATATAGCGTTGCTGTTAGCGCTGACGGGCTTCATCTAGGAACATGAAGCATTTGGCTGCTCTCATTAGCCCCAGGTGTAGGTCAGATACGAATATACGGTAGTTGCAGTTACAATTCGCTTGCTACAAGAGTCTAATTAACCGAATCGGTCGTGATAGCAAGTCGTATGCCACTAGGGCACAGATCTATTCCGATTCATGTTTCCGGGGGCGGAGACTCGAACTAGCGTTCCCATATTTAGACTGAAGAGCTGATTCTGTGAGAAAGGCGCCAACTAAAAATCGCGGAGATTTTGTCGTAACCCCGCGATTGCGAACTTCGAGGTGATTCGATAACCATGTTTCGCTATGTCAATCTACTTGAATTCGCTCACATAAAGTCTTTACAATACGTAATATATAGCGAGTATTTATGTgttaaaaaattaaagtgAAATCAATTACAAAATGTATTGGTAGTGATAATGAGGTTGGGTACATATAGGTCAATATTGGGGTTCAATACTGTATCCTGCCAGACCTCGTCTTTCAATTCTTGAATTGCATCTTTTCAGATCCTGGTCAACAACAACTACCTCTAATCGCAGGTAGATTTGGCAGTTTCTCAATTTCGTCAGCAGCATTACTATACAGTGAGCTGCATTCAAATTTAGTCAACCTGGAAGCGTAGATACATGTCGTAGCCCTGCTCGTCCCCAGATTACAGAGTGAATACCACTGTTAGTTACAGACCTGTTATTTTTGTGCAGAGCTACCATAGAGCTAGGCAATTAAAAGCGGTATTAGCATCAATGTACCTAGGTACCCCAAACAGCTACCACAACATTACTGGTGGAACGCAAGCATCTCTTATGGTGGGAACATTGTCTATGATCACCGTATTGGACATCTCCGGCTTCACAAGACAGCCGACTTCCTTCTGTACGGTGCAACATGACTTGAATGATTTGAAATGAGGCTGGATGCCCATCCGCCGAGCGATCCGATCCCTGTTTCTATGAGAAACTATGAGCCTTCTGGAGCAGACATTGAGACAAAACATAGAGGCCTGCTACGACAGTGGACCCAATGTGATATGGAAGCTGAAGATAATAGCTTGGGTGTTGCTGTCCATGAGGTCGCGTAATACGAGTGGTCGAGGTTTTAATACGTATGTCGCCCATTCCAAAGCTCCAAATGAAATCGGAATTACGAAAAGGAGCGAAAAATATTGATGGAGCTAGCACTCTTCATGTAGTACCTTGCCTAATAGCACATAATACTTTCCATGAGCATGTTAGGAATGAGACTGCTTCTGCATTTGCACTATGGAGTTGGGAAACCAAAGAGGAAAAACCAACATCGAAGTATCTGTAAGTACACCAAGCCTCTCCTCTACCAGGCCTCTTGCGTATGCCAAATCTTCCCGAGACGTTATCGGGCTATTTGTTCTCCCCGCGCTACAATGGAAATTCCTTACATGAACCATCCTGTGCCGCTCCAGCACAAAACCTCGCACAATCACACGGGGATCTATTAACCCTAAATACCCCTACTGTTCCACAATCACAAATTTTGGTAGGAACTCCTTTAGGTGGAGCTCTAACCTGAAACATTAGATTCAGCACGTTAGCGTCTGCACGAAGCGACTATTATCTCGTGGAATGGAGAATCACTTACTTGAGGACCACTATTTTGTCCTGGAGGAACATATCCAGGTTGAATTGCAATAGTCGAGCCAGCAAATAAGCTGATAAGGAGAAGCTTTGGGTTCATGGTTGGGTAGTAGCAAAAAACACCAACaaggttatataataagaGTAGATGTTATGGGTTGAGGTTAAAAAGAAAGGATTAGAGACAGGTTGAAGGCCAGTAGGACAATATATAGTCATTCTCAGATAATTAATATGTAGTGTGAGTTTTCTTCTCAACAGGTATTACGTTATTATAGCTAATATATTTACTCATTCTGGCCTTTAGAGCTTATGCCGCCCGCCTAGCAGTTATAAATATACTTAGCGTCTGGCCGCAGTACACACGTCTGTTGTTCAGTTCTTCAGCAGTCACATGAGTGGTAGATTCGTAGATCTCTTATAAACCCCTGTTGAGTGTATTTCCTAACTATTTATAGAGTCCAGGCCGTTGCAGCGAGGTTAAGGTCAAAGGAGGTAAGGGCAGTAACTTAGTACTTCTGCGTAAGAAAAGCCGGCGGATAATAATCTCCATAAAATAAGCAATTGCTTCCTTAAACTAATAATTTGTCGATATCCCCGTTatgagaagaaaataagGGCAGTAAGCTTAATGCCTCCTCGGAATAAAAACCTTCGGAATGATCTCCTTCGGAAAGCTTCCGGATAATAATCTCCATGGAATAAGCAGTAGTTTTAATAGGGTAATAATTTGTCGATATCCTCATAAGGGCAGTGAACCCAGTACCTCTACGTAAGGAAAGCCTGCGGATAACAGTCTCTATAGAATAAGCAGTTGTTTTAATAGGTTATTAATTTTTCAACGTCCCTATTAATATGCTAGAACATTAACTATTGTAAATCAGTTGACACTGCACAGGTAATAAAAGTCACCAAGGCTTTCTAATAACTGTTCCTTGGGTGTAAGGCTGGGTAGAAGATAATTTCTCAGTTTAAATCGCTATTTGGGCAATTGACCCCAAGTCCCTTAGATAATGTGCAGTCCATCACTAAACACTTTGCCAAGGCGGCCTAGGATTTGCCTGTTGTTAATGGGTGACAACTTGTCCCGCTAGGTTATTCCCACGGGTTACTTCCGGCTCGTGGCAACGGACGGCCGCAATACCTAACTGTTAGGCAAGTTATTACATTACATTCATATATTATTGTAAACTATAAATTGTCAAAGCTATTGTCTGCATCCAGGAAGAATACAGTGAGATAGTATTCCGTAAATGAAATAACTCTAAACGGAAATATGAGATTTGTGTAACAGGTCACTGCGATATCGCGAAATGTCATTCATTCACAGCCTATCCAATGACCGACCTAATAGCCTACCTGCTCTCTGTACATACACGTTCCAGTTCTCCGCGTTGCGTGATGATGTCCATGTGTAACATGGGGTGTTTCAGGTTCGCCACACAATATCACTTCGACAACACGAGCCTAGCTTCTATGCAATAGTAGCGGCGCGCGTGCCCTTGGATAAAAAGCAATAGCAGATTAGATAGTCTGGAAAAGCTGCTCAGGTGATTGGACAAAACTCCTTCAGCCGCACCCTCTCTTTATCATTGAGCCCTGTCAGCCTGGCCACTGCGGCTGTGGTTGAATGCCCAGCCACGATGCGGCGAGCGTGTTGATCCTTCTGGGGCGAGCTGCCTCATCGCACCCGCGTATATATGCGTTGAGATCGGCGCGCAGCTTTTCGACTTGATGGTTTAGACCCTTTAGACCCATATCTGTTTTACTCGTTTTCGACTACACGGGGAAACCGATCCTCTCATGCCATAATGCCAACGGACCATCACCATGGGGCGGCCGCCCATTCGTCTCAAGAGAGCGTATTGATGTTGCGCCGCCTCGTGGAAGCTCTCCCAGACGAATACCAGGAGTCATTCAGCAAATGCACGACTGGCGATGAGGTGCTCAATGATCTTCAAGATTACGGAACAGCGTGGAACACTCGCAACCGTAAACTCGGCACCTTCATTCGGGTGATGAAGCCCTTCTTTACCGCCATGGACGTATTTGTCTCATGCGATCCGATGCATGCTGCGACGTTATGGGGCGCGCTTCGAGTGGTCATCGCTGTGTGTAACGCTCTGCAAGTTAATTGACTGCGAAGTAGTTATCTAACTGTGCTAGCTTGGCATCACTTTTCATGAGTTCTTGGACAAGGTCACTTCCGGCCTCGAAAAGATGGCAACCGAAATTGAGTACCTCGATGAACTCAATTCTATATTTGGAAAATTGGAGCGCAAAAGATaccaagagatggaagacaCAATTAATGAAGAACTCAATAAGAGAATGATGGAGGGATGGCTTGAACaagagctgaaagagaagagggatcAGATGAGGGAGGAGCTGAGCGTGGTAGCACAGACTGCCATTCAGAAGGATTACGAACAGCTTGCAAAGTCCTCGCCACGCACTGAGGTATTGCTGCAGGATATGTTTGAAGAGATCCTTCAGTTCTTAATGGGCGTATTCAGGATATTTTACCATCCTGATGGAAGTGAGTACGACCATATGGCAGGTATTGAGCATCTCATTAAATTTACTAGGGTCAAAAAGCGCAATGCGAGTTGTCGCCAAGACGGTTTGGCATCCATTCCGGTTTGACGAGACTATATCACGAAtgaaggagctcaaggaaaGAATGAGTATGGAGATTATACTCCTGAATCTGAAGCTATCAAAAGATGCGAAAGACATCGCGGAAGCTAGCAAATTGGAAGCAGTCGCTGAGAGTTCTCgggcaaaagagagaggcgacAAACTCGACAAGTCTATGAGTAAACTGGAACAAATGGCCGAAAAGGAAGCTAGATGTAATAGGCCCCTCCTAGTATGAGATATTCATGGAGTTTCGCTAACATAAAGACAGATACGTTCCTTCACCGTGTTCGAGAGTGGCTAGATCCGCCGTCCTTTGCTGACAGATACGAAGATGTGGCATCACAGTGCATGCAAGGGACCACAAGCTGGCTACTGGAACATACTATTTTCCGCTCGTGGCTGCAAGATGGCAAAAAAGTTCGTGGAGGAAGCCTATGGGTACGTGGTAAGTAATGTTTCTGTTCACTGCGTATGAGCTTTTAAATCACTAACAAGCCAAGGCAATCCTGGCTCAGGAAAATCGGTTCTAGCAGCATCTACCATCCAAGAGCTGAAAGGGCTCGGATCATCAAATCCAGTCTGCTACTTCTTTTTTAACTCAACTCAAGATATCATCCCTAACACCGCCTCAACGGCATATCGAGCGTTGCTCTCTCAGATTTTGCAGTACAGGATAAATGACGATCAAATGAGAGAAACTCTCGAGTTCGCCATGTACTTTCAGTCCCCTGGACAAAAGACCGCTTCTAAGAAGGAAATTAATGATCTCATGGAGTTATGCTTGCACTCGGATGATAACATCTATCTTGTATTGGATGGACTCGACGAGTGTGAGGATTCGAGAGAGCTAGTGGAGAAGCTACGAAGACTTACAGATCAACCGACGACCCGCCTGGCCTTATTTTGCAGGCCGACGTTAACGTGGCTTTCCAAGCGAATTTCGAGTCTACAAATAATAAGTATCGATTTATCGAACAATGACGATATTCAGCACTACCTTAGACAATCGTTGAAAGACATGAAGAGTGAAGGCCTCCTATCTAAGTCGCTAGACTATAAAGACGTCGCTAAAACATTGACGCGACGAGCTGATGGGATGTTTCTATGGGCTAGGTTGATGGTTACCTATCTCAATTCTCCCGCACTCTATCCTGCACAACGTACACAGGCAATTAGCGAAATGGACAACCCGGAAGGGTTGGAGGTGATGTATGAGCGAATCTTGCGTCTCATTGAGGGAAGCAACAAGGCCATGCATAGACTTGCTGGCTAGAGCTTTCTCTGGCTTTCCTATGGGAAGCGTCCACTGATACCTGCAGAACTTGAGAGCGGCCTTGTCCCATTTGACGCGAATCCTAATGAGGAAGAGGCCTGGAAGTTACCGGAATTCGAAGATGTCATTGTCAGAGCCTGTGGAGGACTCGTCGAACTCAGTCCAAAGTCTATCGAGTTTTTGGGGAATACTTTTCGTCCTCTTCGATTTATCCACGCATCCGTAAAGGAATACTTTGCCAATTCTGAGTCAACATTAAAGAGTGGGATAATTCCACCGCCTCCCCTTATCGCTCATGCGCGGTTGGCGACGATATGTCTTAAATACTTGACATATCGCGTTCCATCACAACCTCTGTCTGGAAAGCTCGGAAACAATGTTGCCCCAAAAGATCTCTGGTCAGCGTTTCCGTTTAGCAATTATGCCATGGTCAGATGGACATCTCACTTGGTGCTCACTATACAGGATAGCCACtacaaagaagcaaagccAGAACTGCAAGTTCTATTCTCAACATTGAAGCAGTTCTTTACGCAGCCAAAGGTGCTTATGGCCTATATCGAAGGCTGCTACACCTATGGAGAAGCCCCAAATGCAGGGTCTCTTCGCCTCTGGGCAGAAAGTAGCTCATCTGGCTTCTCATCAAAGCCAGAAGCCGATATTCGCACAACAATTGTCGAGTTTAGCCATTTTCTTGACAAGCTGGAGAGTGATTGGGGAAGAACACTACGGAACAACCCAGCCAGTATCTGGGAAGAAGTCACCGCCTTTACACCAAGTCCACTTCTGCCAAAGCATGGCGGTATTTCTGTTCGTTCGTTGGTAACAGTTCCATATAAAAAAGCTGGTCTATCTAAAGAGCCAATAAATCGTCTCACTCAAGTTACTTCTGACGGCCGATACCATGTTACCTTGGGCGTGTATACTTCAAAGTATGTGTTCTGTACAGTTGCCACTTTGTCCATTCTACTAATCGTTTAACAGAAAGTTTGAGCGTCATGACAAGAAAACCCTAGCCGATAAGCTATGCGAAGACAAGTCTTTCTCTCGGGGATGGATTGTTCGCTATGAGATCAGCCAACTAAGTGATCAGCAAGTTGTTGCATCTTTAGATATCCCTCTCCCGGAATTCGATGTATGGGCGCGACTTTGCGAAACGTTGCTACGCGGCTTTATCCAAATTCCCATATCAGTCAGCCGAGATTCCCGATTTTTCACCGTGATGAAAACCCTCTACCATGTCAAACTGGAAGGGAATAAATTACGGTACGCTACGCACAGCCTGCCAATTGAACTTGACATCTTCGGCAACACAGAGCGCAAGTCTCAAGGCTACCGGAAATCTTTGGAGGAATTGACCTACAAAGATTTCTCCCGGTATTATAAAGACAACCTGAGACGAGTATCGCTCTATTGGATATACCTTGACGACTATGGGGAGAATTTATGCTATGCGTCTCAGGAGAGGGCCGCTCCAGCGAGTCTGATGGTATTCAAGATTAGTGTGTCTTCTTTTAGTGAAGTCAAATTAGAAACAACAAAAGTCGCGGAGCGCCAGTTTTGGACAAAGGGTATCTGCCCGGTTTACGAGGATCGCGACGACAAAGAATTTGAGATGTGCTTCCACCCGTTCCTGCCCGTACTAGTTTACGCTGGTGCCAAAGGAACATATGTCTGGAACTTCAATACCAGTGAGATATATCTTAACCCTAACTACGTTCAGAAATACTGATTGTAATAGACATGTCACAAAAGGTTGGCCATGGAGCAGCTGATGTGGCTTTCCTCTCCTGCTCAGAGACGGGTGAATCGTGCATCCTGACACCGAGAGGCCAGCGTCCTGAGATCATTCCAATCCAATCTGCCTTGGCCGCCACAGGAATACCGGAAGAAGATTTGCGTCCTAAGATCAAATATGCTAAGGATGCTGAACAATTAGTTCTCTCAGCTGGTACTATGACGGCTCCGCCTGATGATGACAGACTCGTAACGAAGGATTGGACGCTGAAGCAGGCCATGTCTGGCCATGAAAAGCCGTTGACGAGCAGCAACATGATTGTAGGACCAAGTGGCATTATAAAACATGTTTCCGTCGTAAATTCGGGCCTAACAACTAGCCTACATCTATGGAACAAGGATGGGCGAGATGAATCCATGGTTCTCACACGGCTTCCGAACTCCGAAGGTGCCGCCTCAGCGAAAGTCAGCGTCATCAGATCGCTCAGCGAGGAGGAGCCGGTTCAGATTATCGTAGATAAAACGGCAGATACTTGGAGCAACATCACTCGAGCTGAACCTGCAGTATTCCCAGTGATGGTTGAGAGAGATATTCGAAGCTTTTCTACTCAGACCACCATCAATGGAAGATCTCAGAATGGCCGTGCGGCACTTCGTGGGATAGTCGAAGGAGACATTCAAAGCTCTTCTGCTCAGACGAGCGTTGATGCCAACTCATTAGCTGCTGGTAGGTCTGATGAGATGCCTCAAACTCAACCTGCTGCGTCTTCTATGCAAGATGAAAGAGATCTGCAGAATTATATGAATTGGAAGGATGATAATGTGGGAGAATCTAAGGATAATGGGCACAGAAGCCGACTAAAGAGGTTTTTGGGAAAGATGAAGTGCTTATAAAGTATACCAATTAACCAGTGTGACCGATTGCTCATAATGATAGAATATTTTACAGTACATAACGAAGTCATTGTATTAGATATATTTCTTTCCCGCAACGAATTGGACACTGTCTCCCCTCCTTCGAATCTGGTAGCCAGCATACCATACGACCATGGAAATATGTATTAATAAAACAATAACGGATAATATTGTGAGTGTAGACCAGCCGTATGCCCAGCCATAGCGTTGGACTCGTAGCCGGAGGAATGTATTTTGTTCTGAGTCAAAGGAAGTCCGATTTGCGTAGTCAATTTTGTCAGAAGGAGCATCCAAATACGTGTAAGTGATGTTATCGCT
The sequence above is drawn from the Trichoderma breve strain T069 chromosome 5, whole genome shotgun sequence genome and encodes:
- a CDS encoding dienelactone hydrolase family domain-containing protein, which translates into the protein MSCPDCFRGTIHEGTPKGKEETIHNVLTYVATPETVSTSNSKIIFITDVFGFNLVNNKLLADKYAAATGCEVLVPSVIPGDLGGQTKRAGAAFKAATIFAPFAVRTRNAYPKLLNFSRDVKASLPPGAKLAVAGFCWGGMHSTKLTAEPAEQGGNVSLFDAHFVAHPAGLKTPDDFSAAANKFKVPISLAIGDLDMLLSKDKIDAIESSLKESYGEKPGDFEVKTYSSCKHGFAVRADPKRAVEDEAAMQAAAQATNWFKKYLL
- a CDS encoding NAD dependent epimerase/dehydratase family domain-containing protein encodes the protein MSLETVLLTGAGGFIGAQILEQLLKSGEFHVIAPVRSEKDIQSILALHPEYSDKNVRFPVVPDLGANGACDEIFGETEINYVIHAAGRFRFENIDSQKLIYDNYDTAKSVILSAEKFCKSLQRFVLTGSVIVEITGQMKSSTFKEELTEADIVSIPLEAVRESGDPVACYVAAKAESSALLFETASKPSVSWDAVELLPAGTAGPLAHSVPDLTAGSHSLDWAYNLLSGTWKEIPPVPMFQITDVRDVALAHVLALRNEKASGQRINIVNSDSCYSHQVLANLIRSKYPELRDKVAEGTPEQLIPAGMVFYKISNAKSKEIFGSELNYTPESDTYNAYVDSVWEAMRNRDLEL